The DNA window CTTAGGATTAGCACTGCACCATATGGGCTATAAAGTTGCTTTTTTAGATATTGACCACAACAATAATCTTACTGATTTTTTTTTACGCGATGTTGATCTGGCGATGATTAATGAGTTTAACTTTTTGCGCTTTTTAGAAGGCACGCGCACCCTCTCGCAAGTGGTGTATCAAGTGGATGGGATCTCGATTGTTCCTGCTACGCCTGATTTGATTGAGTTAAATATTTTGGTGCAAAAAAACCCTATCCTCTATCAAACTACGCCAGTATCGGTGCAACAGCTCTTTCATCAGTACGACTTTCTTTTAATCGACACCCCCCCAGCGTTAGGCGCAGAATTAAGTATTGGCTTGGCGCTTGCCGATATTGTGATTACACCGGTAAGCGATGGCAGATGGATGTTTCAAGGTTATATGCTGGCGCGTCGCGAGGTGGCAAAGATCGCGCAGGTTAAGCCGGAGATTCGTCATCTTGCCTTACGCACGATGGTAAGCGACAACAAAGCTAATCTGATTGACGACCCAGCATTCTGGGGTGGTCAGCTCCTTACTACGGTGATTAATCGCCATGAGAGTGTGCGTAATGCGGTAACCAAGGGGCATTGGCTTAAAGAGAACACCAAGGCGTTTGTCCAGTATCAAGATGTGGCAAAAGAGGTGATGCATCATTTACAGCAACCTTTAGAGAGGAGATAATGGCGTTGAATAAGGTGAAAGACGGCGAGGATAGATTGATGGCTCACTTAACGGCGCCTCGTCCGGGTTTATCGCATATAAGGGTGGGCATTGAGGATGATAAAGCTAGTGGCTTGATGCTTAGTGGTGTGCAACTTAAAGAGATAGACTTTTTTAAGAACAATGAACTCAATACCATTTTTGAGTCGTTAAAAAGTTCGGAATACTTTACGCAACTC is part of the Entomospira culicis genome and encodes:
- a CDS encoding ParA family protein, with protein sequence MKVITVSSIKGGVGKTTTTIYLGLALHHMGYKVAFLDIDHNNNLTDFFLRDVDLAMINEFNFLRFLEGTRTLSQVVYQVDGISIVPATPDLIELNILVQKNPILYQTTPVSVQQLFHQYDFLLIDTPPALGAELSIGLALADIVITPVSDGRWMFQGYMLARREVAKIAQVKPEIRHLALRTMVSDNKANLIDDPAFWGGQLLTTVINRHESVRNAVTKGHWLKENTKAFVQYQDVAKEVMHHLQQPLERR